A window of Marinobacter salarius contains these coding sequences:
- a CDS encoding ABC transporter ATP-binding protein: MSNSATMNDDRSLVINCEKVTRTYNEGPGKLTIFSDISLQVSAGESVGIVGSSGAGKTTLLNLLGGLDKPSSGHIDICGQDIHRMSESGRARFRNRHLGFVYQFHHLLPEFSALENVMMPGALGGRGVRQASEQATAILERVGLGARLGHKPGELSGGERQRVAIARALVNEPECVLMDEPTGNLDEQTGESVRELIESLRDQIGIAFVLVTHDMAMARSLGRVLRLEQGELFQEL; this comes from the coding sequence ATGAGTAATTCAGCAACCATGAACGACGACAGGTCATTGGTTATCAACTGCGAGAAAGTGACCAGAACCTATAACGAAGGGCCTGGAAAGCTAACGATTTTCTCGGACATTTCGCTTCAGGTATCGGCCGGCGAATCGGTAGGCATTGTTGGCAGCAGTGGTGCTGGCAAAACCACGCTGCTAAACCTGCTCGGGGGGCTGGATAAACCTTCTTCGGGTCATATTGATATCTGCGGGCAGGATATCCACCGGATGAGCGAATCCGGCCGGGCGCGTTTTCGCAACCGTCACCTGGGGTTTGTTTACCAGTTCCATCATCTGTTGCCGGAATTTTCTGCTCTGGAAAACGTCATGATGCCGGGTGCGTTGGGTGGCCGTGGCGTTCGCCAGGCCTCGGAACAGGCAACCGCCATTCTCGAACGTGTCGGGTTAGGCGCGCGTCTGGGGCATAAACCCGGAGAGCTGTCTGGTGGTGAGCGTCAGCGGGTGGCGATTGCTCGCGCCCTGGTGAACGAGCCCGAGTGCGTTTTGATGGATGAGCCCACCGGCAATCTGGATGAGCAGACCGGGGAAAGTGTTCGCGAGCTTATCGAGTCGCTCAGGGATCAGATTGGCATTGCGTTCGTGTTGGTCACCCACGACATGGCCATGGCCAGGAGCCTGGGGCGGGTGCTTCGGCTGGAGCAGGGTGAACTATTTCAGGAGCTTTGA